One Deltaproteobacteria bacterium genomic window, ATCTGCGGGAGGTGACCGGCGGAGATGACGGGCTGGTGGGAATTGTTCGGGCGCCGATCTCTTTGGGGATTGCCACGTTCTCTATCTCCGAGACAAGCCACTACTATTTCTTTGTTCTTTTCTGCTTCCTCCTGACGGTTGTTCTTGTTTACCTTATCAGAAAGTCTCCCTTCGGGCTGGTTCTGTCAGGAATCCGTGAGAACGACCGCCGCGTTGAATTCGCAGGTCTATCGGTCAGGAATTATCGACTGGCCGCATTTGTGATCTCCGGGTCGTTCGCAGGGTTGGCGGGTGCATTGGGAGCGCTCCTTGAGAGTTACACCAATCCCTTTTCAGCCCACTGGAGCCACTCGGCCGAGCCGATCCTGGTGAGCCTCATCGGCGGGATACAGACCTTCACCGGACCGATTGTGGGGAGTATCATTTTTATCGGCTTCCGGGAGATCATCGAACGCTTCACTCAGAACTGGATGCTCTGGTTCGGTCTCATCCTCCTGGTTATCATTATGGGCCTCAGGGGAGGAGTTGTGGGCGGGGTCGCCCAATTATTTCGTGGCGAAAAAAGTCATGTTGCCGCATCAGGGGGTGCCCGGTGAACGCGCCGCTTCTGGAGATCAAGGGGCTGAGCAAGGCATTCGGCAGGGTTATCACAGCCAATAACCTGGACCTGACCATTGACCAAGGGGTCTTGACGTCCATCATCGGTCCCAACGGCGCCGGGAAATCCACTCTTATTAATATGCTGTCCGGTTCTCTCCCTGCGGACTCAGGACAGATCCTCTTTGAAGGCACGGATATCACCCGTTTGTCGATCCATCATAGGGTAAAGATGGGTCTGTGTCGCTCTTTTCAGGTGGTGAATATCTTCCCCGACCTGACGGTTTTTGACAATGTCCAGATCCCGGTCCTGGCCGTGCGGCGAAGGGCCCGGGGGCTGTTTCGCCCTGTGGCCCGGGAAGCCGGCGTTCACCAAGAGGTGGGCCGGGTCCTGGACCGCGTGGGGCTGGCGGCAGAAGCCCACACCATTGCCGGTGCCCTTTCCCATGGGGACCAGCGGTCGCTGGAGGTGGGCATCGCCCTGGCCGTGAGACCCCGGCTTCTCTTGTTGGATGAGCCGACCGCAGGCATGAACCCTGTTGAACGGGTGAGGGTTCTGGAAAATATCAGGGGATTATCAGCGGAGGGGAAGACGACGTTTGTTATTGTGGAGCATGACATGGATATCGTGTTTTCTCTTTCCGAGCGGGTGATCGTTCTCCATCATGGGGAGATTATTGGAGACGGCACCACACAGGAGATCCAGAACAGCCCTATTGTAAGGGAGGTCTACTTGGGTGAAGAGGTGGCGGCATGATCCTCCGGGTGGCAGCCATTAATGCATACTACGGGACGTCGCATATCCTTCAGGATGTCTCCTTCCAGGTGGATTCCGGAGAAGTCGTTGCCCTGCTCGGCCGAAACGGCGTGGGCAAGACCACCACCTTGCGATCCATTATGGGCCTCACGCGGCCCCGTAGCGGCTCTATCCGCTTCAGAGATGCGGAGATTCTCGGAAAGGCCCCGGATGCCATTTCCCGGCTGGGGTTGGCCTATATGCCCGATGATCTGCGCATCTTTCCCGATCTCACCTGCGAAGAGAACCTGGAGATCGCCCGCCGGCTCTCGCCCCATTCGGGTCATTGGACCCGCGAGCGGGTGGAGGCGCTCTTTCCCGTGCTGCGGGCACGGCGTAGACAGAAAGGGCTGAACCTCTCGGGCGGTGAGAAAAAGATGCTGGGTCTGGGACGGACCCTCATGGCCAACCCCGGCCTGATTCTCCTGGATGAGCCTTCCGAGGGTCTGGCCCCATTGATCGTGCGCAGCCTGATTGATGTTATCCGGGAGATACGGGAGAGGGAGATGACCCTTCTCCTGGCCGACCAGAATCTGAAATTTTGCCGACGGATCTGTGACAGGGGGTATATCCTTGAGAAGGGATGCATCGTGCACGAGGGGACCATGGATGGCATCTGGGGTGATGATGCGGTGATCAAGAAATATCTGGTACTGTAGCCCCCTTCAGAACCTTGACGAAATTTTCAGAGGTGACTCCCCGCCGGGCATAAAAAGGAATCCCTTCAACTGACCCATTATACCGCCTGCCCTGCCACGAATTCCCCACCATCCGATGAAAACAGGATTCAATGTTCAGGACGGGTGTCGCGGGAAACGGCCCTTCCAAAGGGGCTGAACTTCATCATTCAGGATCTTGAAGACGGCCATATCTTCTTTGATGAGGTGGTCCGGGAAGAATCTGCAGAGCGCGGCATCCCTTGTAATCTTCTTGTTCTCTTCGAAGATGCTCAATGAAAATCCGGTCAGAGAGGGCTGACAGTAATCCTGTAAGTACCCCCTATCTTTTCCCTGAGCTGAATCCTTATCTTGTTTTTTGGATCCTCGAAAGTATCCTTTCCACCGATGTCGTATGCCGCTCCTTCCAGATGGGGTATGGAGGGATTTGCGTCCATCAGCCTGACGGGTGCCTTTCCATGGCGGCATTCGGCGATCCGATCATCGGCAACCATGATCAGGATACCGCTTCCGGGCAGGTTCTTGTCGAATCCGATGGGCTGGCGGTTTTCCACCAGATAATAGGTGGCAGCAGAAATCGGAATTTTGACCACCAGGGTTTCAGCCGAGCCTTCTTCGAGAGGGTCCAGCATGAGTTCAGCCCTCTCTCCCGGTCTCACGATCTTGATCTTGGATGTATCCAACCAGTTCAATCGCATCTTGGTCCAGGAGGAGAGGCCGGGCGGCGGCAGGTTCCACCTATAGAAATGGCACGACATCGGGTCCCAGAAACCCATATTGATGATCGCATCGAGGAAGGTTTTGCGCATAGGGCCGGGTTTTGCCTGCAGATCATGATCGTACAGGCATGGGACCATTCTTTTTCCTTCCCTCACCCCCCCGAGGATGTGGGCGACATCATGAAACAGGGTTCCAAGATGGGCCTGGAAACAGAAAATAGCGACCCCTCCCTTGACACTCTCGCCGCTGGCGAGTTTCAGGGAGTCTTTCGAGCCCCATCCAAGCATGCCGGGGTATCCACATAGCCCGATCATCCCGTATTCCTGAAGGCTTGCCTTCATGAAGATGACCGTAAAAGAATATCGGGAAAAGTCCACCTCCTTGTCCGCTTGGTGGAGCGCATCATCGATCAATTCCCTTACCCTGGACTTGTCCACCTGGAGATTCCGGGACGAGATCCTGTATCGACTGACGGGCTTCGGCATTTTTATCCAATCTTTCGTTACATCAACCTCCAGAGAAACTTTCCCGTAGGACATCTCTCTTATGTAGGCGTTCAAGTGCCTGGTGAATCGCATTTGAACGCGGTTCTTGTCCACGGAATTATCTACGTCGGAAAAGGTTACCAGGATAACGATACCCTTCACGCTGGTTTTCCCCTGCAGCCCCAATTCTTTCACGGATGCATCCCGTCCGAAGGCAGGGGGCAGGATCGCCATGAAAGCAAGAATTGCGGCTCCAAAGAGCAGGAAAGAATAAGCTGTCTTGTTCATCTTTACCTCCCACCTATTCGGTTGCGGTTGCGTCCCAAACGAAGGATTGGACAATCTCCTTATACCACGCACTCAGCCCATGGGGTCGGATTTTTTTGCCCTGAATGGCTCAGCCGAGGAAATTGGAATTGGAAGAGTGCATGCAACAATTTGGGCTGGAAATGAATTCCCAAAAGACCCGCCTGAATGAGTTCGGCCGATTTGCTATGGAGAACCGAGCGAAGCGAGGTGAAGGAAAGCCTGAAACGTTTGATTTTATGGGATTTATGCACATTTGCGCAAAGACCTGGAAGGATGGCTATCGCACTGTGAAGCGCAAGAGTATATCGAGGCGTCTTCGCCGAAAGGTCAGAGAGGTGGGAGAAAAGCTCAGGACATCAGGCCTGCTATTTTGCCTATGCCGTTCACAGATTTATCGCTACCATACCATGGAACGCTTTTTTCATCCAATCAAAATCGAAACACCACAACATATGGCATGATTCCTTGAGTGTTCAGGATTTGGATAGGCGGGGCCATCGTGGCTTTATGTAATTCCCAAAAACGGCATATACCAAAATGTATTGTCAACCCGCACTATCTCAGAAATCGTTCAGATATTGAGATCAATTCTTAGCTCAAGACGGTTTCTTAATTTGTGGATACGAGTGGATGACCTCGTCTTCAACTTATCATAGATGGGTTTGGTATTCTTGAGTTCTTTTGTCATTTGCCGCCCAACAGTATGCCAGTTCTCATGGATACATTTGCAATTCCTAATTGTTTGGTCTATCGGATTCATTCTTCGGCTTAGCCGCTGTTTCAATGAATGAATGAGGACTAATGGTCGCTTTCCCCTCTCAACTGTTTGTTGATAAGGGCCGAGGAATTATAGCAGTTTTAATTTCCCCTGCTCAAGTGCTGGTGCTGAACTGGTGAGTAGATGGGACTGCTATTGCCCCTTCAGCTCGCGGTCGCAAACAATGCAGGTGCCCGCGCGTCGACTGCTTCGCCGATACTTTGCCACTGCCGTTTCGATGTGACCGCTCACATCATTCCCCTTCAACATGTCGGAGATGACCGCGACCGCCCCTGCCCTCGGCATGGCGTACATCAGTCCTCGCGCACCCTCATACGAGCAGTTCAACGCAGCAAGAGCCTGCCCCCAACGCAAGGCTCGGACTACCGCCTTTTGACATCTTGTCAGGTTCAGCAAGCGAGTTCGGTCGGAGAGCAAAGCGTGAACGAATCCAGCGGAACACCAGTCGCCGCTTCCAGCAGCATCTTTGAGTCGCGGAGCGGGAACAGCGGGCAACTCCTCTTCATGAACAGTCTTCCGACCTTGTCGAATCGTAACCGTCAATCCGGCACTGCCGCGGGTCTCTATCTCTACTGGAACTTCCGCATCAGTGGCGGCATCCTGCACACTCGACAGTCTCTCGTGGGAATACTTGAAAACGTGGCACGCATGTAAGCACTCATCAAACAAGCCGGGGTCTTTGATGCCGGACGGCTCGAATACGACAAGTGCCCCATTCTGTCGCGCATGAGTGGCAATCTCAAGGTTCGCCCGAGCGACCCGATCAAAATAGAACAACGATGCAGATGGTATCGACGCGACGAGTTCGTTGAGATCCCGCTGAAGCCATGGACGATAGTTCGCGGTGTGAACTCCACATTTGGGACAGATTCGGCTGAACCGGTGCCGTGCAGCCCCCTGTCCGTTGAATACGATCTCCTGAAAGACGATCGGGGTCTGCGCAGTTGTCTCTCGCAAAAGGAACCGCGTGTCGACCGACCAGTGCTCCAAATCCTTGACGAGCTCACGCCCGGGCTGATCATCGCCAATACGAGCTATCGGTGCGGATTTCCACCCAAGGTATGACAAAATCGCCAAGACGTTGCCGCAGGAACCGCCGGCAAAGCGCCGTTCCGTTGTGCGCCCATTGATCGACCGCACGATATCCAAGGCGACAAAGCCAGCACCAAAGCACCACTCCTTAGCCATTACTCTTGATCTAGATTGTTGGGGCATATCATTCTCCATACAAATCATGCCTTATAGCACTCAAAGGTCGTCTCAGCCGGGACATTGCCGGTCAGGTTATATCCCTGGGCATCGACGTGAACAGCGCCCACCTTAATCCGGAGACCCCCCGCGACGCCACTGCGACAGCCCGTAGGCAGCAAGTAGAGCCCCCAAAGACAGAAGCTTCGACGACATCGCCGACGAAATCGGAGCCGATTGCCAGCCGAGGTCGCGGAGCACGGCGAACACGTTCCCGCACGTCCCGCCCGCCCAGTAGCAGGGCTCTTCCGGCCGTTCCTCGGAGAGAACAAAAGCGAGAGCCAAGAGGCCGATCTCGGCCGCTAATTGTGCTGCGTCTGCGGTCATGGGCTGTTTTTCCATTCGGCGTCTTCCCTGCTGCCGTGCGGCGCGTAAGCCTCGCCACTTAGCCAAACGTGCACCAGTTCCGCGGTCTGTGCACCCCAGACCGCATCAAGATGGGCGAAGTTGACCGAATAGCTGAGGGTCTCCACGTACATGATGGTGAAGTCCCGTTCAAGGGCGGCCATGAGGGCGCCCACTGCAAGCGCCTTGCTGCCCACCGGTGACAGGATAATCTGGGAGCCGCCGATGTCGGCGAAAACCCGCTTCCGAGAGTCGTCCATCCGGAGGATGGTGCGATAGAGGTCGAGGGGACTCCGTTGGCTGGCATAGACGATGTCCCGGCTATCGACCCGCCAAGTGTTTTCGAATTCCTCCGAGTAATGCTCGATTAGCCGGTCGGGGAGACGCGGGTCGTCGTCCGCCGGGAATGGGAGGATCGGGCAGAAAGCGTGTGGCTGGACCCGCTGCCGGATTCGCTCCAGCACGGGCCGCTTTCCCCTGGCGAGTTGGGGCATCCAGAGGCGCGCCGCCCGGGATCTCGCGTCCAGCCCCCAACCGCCCTTGAACCCGTGGACCGCGTCCGCTACATCGGTCGGGGTTGAGCGGATCTCGGCGTCCGTCCCCGGATTTTCGGCTACTAAGAGATGGAGGTTCAGGCCCTGGCGCTCTGTCACGGTGAGGAGGTATCGGACGATTGGGAATGCCACGCCGATGGAGAGCGCGCTGAAATCGACAAAGAGGTCTGTCAGGTCGTCGATAGCGAGATCGCTGACGAGGCCGACAGCCGTCCGTCCTCCGACGACCGCGTTGTCGGCCGCGAAGACGTCGAGTCGGATGACGGAGCAGTCCGGGAGGAGCCGGCGAAGGGCCTCTTCGTTTTGGTCACCCCGGGCGACAAGCTCGGCGTCCGGGCGGGGCCGTTCTTCCCGGACAAAGTACCCTCGGGCCCGCCCGTCGGCATATTGGGCTATGTGCCTTGCGACAGCCGTTGACCGCGGGTCGAATCCGGCGCCGGCTACGAGCAGCACCCGTCGGTCGGGCTGGGAGAGGTATTCCCGCAGAAACTTATCGGTGTGCTGTCCCAGGTGATAGATGCAGCGGCCCCAGCGCAGATTGGTCATGGCCGCGGATCCTCAAGCATCGCGGCTAGTGCCTGCGGGGTGCTCTCGACGAAGCCACCCCGCTTCAGGGCCAAACCATGCTTCAGGACAACCATGCCACCGAGCTCGATGAGGCACCACTCTTTCCGTTTGCACGGGTAGTGCGGTACCAGGGTGACGGCGTTGTAGGCGACGCCGAACTGGAGCACGTGCGCGAGTTCGGGGTGGGAGTCAGGGAGCGCGTCGAAATCCTCCTGGAGGATACCGAAGGCGTTCGGCGTGAGCCACCCGTTCGGCTGTTCCGTCACCTCGACGCACCGAGCCGCAATCGCGGTGACCAGCCGGCGGACGAGGAGGTGCTGGGGGAAGTTCCACCCTTCGATGATCTGCTCGCCTCGCTTGCGGAGGAGCTGATGCTGAGTGGTGGGGGTCAAAGATGCCGGTTTGGAGCGTATGATCTGCGTCGCGGAGGTCTCGACGAGAATGGCCGCGAGCTGGAGGAACTGCTCGACATTCTCCGAGCTGGCGTCGCACAGGTCGTCGATGCCGTAGTAAAAGGGTCGGTCGAACCTCTGGAGGAGGTGGAGCCGCGCCGCCTCGTAAACCGAAGAATTCGCGGAGACCGGCTGTGACGGCTCCTGGTCGTACTCGGTCCCGAAGAGGCTGGGGCCCCTGCGCCGCTTGTCGTAGCGGTGGAGCATGACGGCGACCATCGCAAGGCCGACGTCCTCGTCGACCGGTCTGCCGCCCACCCGGAACTCGGCGACCTTTCTCTCGAAGGTCTCTCGGCTGCTATCGGCGACGTTGAGCCGTCGCTGCGCCGCGTCGACCATCTCTCGCAGCCGCCGGCACTTCGACGACGCGAGGGTTGGATCCTCATCGCTGAGTAAGTCCCCGAGGACCACCAGATCGCGGGCGCTGAGGAGCGGCATCCGCCGGAGGTAGCGGCCGGCCATGTCCTTCGCTATACGGCGGAAGTTTGTCCGGTTTTCCCGCCGCGGCCCGCTGCTTTGAAGGAGAACCACCTCTGTCTCCCGCTCTTGGCTGAGACCGGGGTAGCTCGCGGCGTCCGAGAGGTCCTTGGTAACCGCGGCGAGCGCTTCCTGGGGGAGGAGCACGTCGAACCGGGCGATCATCCATCTGGCGATCCGGAGCTCCCGCCGGATAAGCCACCGCTGTAGTGCGTGGAACTGTTCTGGGTGGAGGACGTGGGCGTCGTCGAGGATCGCGAGTGGGCGGAGCTCGAGGGTACGCTTCTGACCCTCGGGCCCGACCCGCACCCGGACGTGCTCAATGATGTCGAACGGCTGGTACACGGCAGTCGCCTCCGGCGGGAGGTCGGCCTCGGTCGGAGCTATCAGTGCCCCTATCACCTGGTAGAGGGCCTTCTCGACCGCCCGGGCGCGGCGCCCGATGTCTTCTCCCTTCACCCCACCTATGGACTCCACGATGGACTCGGCGCCGGCCCGCGGCACCACCTCAATGTTGTCCGGCGCCACCCCGGCGGCGGCGAGGTGGCGGAGCCAGCCGAGGACGGCGCGGGCCTGGATGAGGGCGGTCATGAGCCGAAGCTTGAGCGACTCTCCGTACGGGAACTCCCAGAACTCGCGGTAGTCGGTTTCAAGCGGAAGCCGGCAACCGAGGACAGCCGGCTGCTCGCCGTTTAGCGCCCCGCACTCGGTGAGCGCGCCGACTAAGGCATGGTAGGTGGATACTGAGCTGTTCCGGAGGAGCGCGGCGAGACTCGGGAACTCGAAGAGTCGCGCCAGGGTCGTCTTCCCGCTCCCGGGGGTGCCCCGCATGAGCACGAGCCGGTCGTAGAGCCGGCCGGCATGCCCTGGCTTCTTCAGGTAGAAGGTGACCGGCTCAGGGCTGACGATGGCGAGGAAAGCCTCGTCATCGCGAAGGAACTCGGTGGCGCGGCGCTCGAATGGGTTATCCATGGTTATTCCTCCCTCATGTGTGCCGCTGGCGGCGGCGGAAGAGCGGCCGCATGGAGTGCTTACCCTTCTCGCCCGGGGTGTCGGCCCACAGCAGGGAGAGCGAGTTGTTCGGCGTATTGTGCTCAAGGACCAGTGGCAGGGCGCACTTCCCGAACCCGAGCCGGGCGTCCTCGCCGCCGAGCTTCATGTGCTTTGTCTCGATCACGTCGTCGTAGTAATTCTCAACGAGCTTCAGGAATTCTCCGTGATGTGCCTGATCCACCGGGAAGCTCTCCGGGAGGACCATGCCATAGGAGAACTTGACCCGTTCGAACCAGTCCTGGCCGGCATCCCGCCGCTCCTTGAGCACACCCGCGTGCCGCTGCTCAGCGGTTTCCCTCGCCCGATGCGTCGCGAGGTAGTGGTGGACACAGAGTACCCACGTGGGTTCGAAGTGGGTGCCCGCCACGCCGGCCTCCTCGACGTCGTCCCAGAACCGGAGCATCTTCCCATTCCAGCGGTTCTTATCCTTCTCCCACCGCAGCAGCGTGGTACCGCTAGCAATGAAGTCGTCGACCAGGAAGACGAATGCGAACTGGGCCTCGGGATCTTTCAGGTCATCCTGCAGGTCCTTGAGCAGGTCGTCCCACTTCGCCTTGTTGATCCGGGGGGCCGTGACGACCTGTTCGTTGCTCACCAAGCCGGCGTTCGCCCGCCGGAACACGTCGATACGCGCCCCATCGCTCAACTCGATGAAGAGGGTCTGGCGGAGAAGCCGGTCGTATAGCGCTGCCGCTTTCGTGTTCGCCCACAACCTGTATATAGGGACGTCGGACTGGGCGGCCGCCTTCTGCATCAACCGCCACTGCACCGTCTCCGGGAAAAAGAGTTCGACCAGGTGGTTCATCTCCCCGGGGCTCACGTACACCAGATACTTTCGGACGAAGCCGTAGGCCGTCTCCCGCTCGGCGAGGGTCGGGAACTGCTGGAGCCAGTCGGCGAGGCTCTCCACGAACCGCGCCCCGGCTCTGAAGTCCTGATAGCCGTCGTACTTCATCTTCGACATCAGGTCGAGCCAGGCGAACTCCCTCCGTGACTGGTCGGTGCCCCACTTCATTATCTCGCTCAACTTGCCGAGTATGAATTCCTGGTTCATTGTCCCCTCACCATTGGTCGCTTTTCCAGACCGAACCGCAGCTCGCTCTCATTCGCCTCCAGTCGCCGACAATGATTCAACAGCAGCCATGCCAGGCCAGATTTAAGAACGGTTTCAGGTCCGCGCACAGGCATTCCAACAGCGTTACAAAGTCTTACCATCCTCCCAAACTCCTCGCAATAATAGGTGCGTGAAGCACCCTCATACGCTATTCCCCGAGTCTTCGATTGCATCCAGGTTGATGCGCACAGCACCCGAGTGGGGCTGAAGCGCGGTCAAGTACCGAATGGTAGCAGAAGGTCCAAGACACCCTCGCGGGGTGAGGTTCCAGCATGAGCTTGGGGCCGAAGAAACTTCATCGACGCTTAGGGAGAAACGGTGTCGAAGCAACTCGAAGTCATTTCCGGGCCACCCCCCTCGGTCGCCGATGCAGAGCAACATTCGAGGGGATACAAGCTCTGCCAATTGTTGCACGACCGCCATTTTGGATGTCTCTGTCTCAATGATGTCGATGGAATGCGCCGAGCATAGCACTCGAGCACTCGGGACTCCCGCTACCAAAACCATGTCCATGAGATGTTGATGCAGGTCCACGCGTGGTTCGGCATCGTTCGGGGTTACCGTTATCTGCGAGGGTCGCAGTTCGATGGTAGCAAGGGATGCGAGCAACTTATCCTCGGTGAGTATCTTCTCTATTGCTATCATCGTGGCTGCGGCGGGCCTCGTCTTGTCGGGTTTTGTGTCGTCTGCAAGGGTGCCTACGTCGGCACCATTGTAGTATCCAACATACACCTTCTTCCAGATATTTGAGGGAAGTGCATCTCGTAGGGCCTGGCGAACCGAACGCCCCCGCCCAGTTGCAATACCTATGGATAGGCCGAGTTTGAGAACGCGCAACAAAACGTCAGCGGTGGCAGACGAAACCGGGTCGAAGCGTTCAGACTGATGGACGAGAGTGCCGTCGTAGTCGAGAACGACTGCACCAATGTCGGCCTCCGCGAGTTCTTTTCGAAAGGACTCGTACTCACTGATGTAGATGGAGCGAACGGCGTCAGAAGTAGAGTTCAAGCGCCGTAGCTTCCGATCGACGGCAAGGGGGACATTGATCTTGCTCTTGAAGCTATGGGAGGGTGCAAGATGAAACAACCGCCTCCCGAAGTCAGGCACAGTTGGTTTACCCGGATCGGTGCCAAGGCGCTCAGCAACCTTTAGCGTCCAGTGAAGGGCTTGGGCGAGGAGATCAATTGTGGCAGAGGGACCCTTTTGTTTTGTAATGAGTCGGACCACTGGCACGTCTTTGGGGAGGAGCCGAAGGGTCTTCATGGCAAGCGCTTGGGTTTCGGGCGTGATTAACGTAAGAACGAATGTGGATGAATAGCGCTGCGCGAGCCAGAGATGCCTCCCATGGCCGAAGTTGCGGTAGTCTGAGATTTGAACATGGAGGAGCGCCGACTCGTGCAATCTCGACTCAAGGTCAGTCGCTATTGGCGACGACCAACCAGCGTGAAGAACGACGACGGAATCGCGCCCTTTCCATGAATCGTCAATGAGCGGGCGCTGGGGTTCTGTGAGCGGATCGAAGCAACCATAAGCACGGGCGATAATGACCATCGTCGCCAACAGTGAGTTCGTGGCAAGATATCCGTCCTTCCCCGACGGAATAGGATCGTCCAACACGTATCCCCGGGAAAATGCACAGACAGCAGAAGCAAGCGGGCTACCCTTTTGGGTGCAGATCGCGCCGATGCTAGGGACTTCGGCAGCAACTGCAGCTCG contains:
- a CDS encoding ABC transporter ATP-binding protein; protein product: MLRVAAINAYYGTSHILQDVSFQVDSGEVVALLGRNGVGKTTTLRSIMGLTRPRSGSIRFRDAEILGKAPDAISRLGLAYMPDDLRIFPDLTCEENLEIARRLSPHSGHWTRERVEALFPVLRARRRQKGLNLSGGEKKMLGLGRTLMANPGLILLDEPSEGLAPLIVRSLIDVIREIREREMTLLLADQNLKFCRRICDRGYILEKGCIVHEGTMDGIWGDDAVIKKYLVL
- a CDS encoding branched-chain amino acid ABC transporter permease; its protein translation is MKRFWPYICVALILAGLMAIGLFAGRFVVYMSMRVLILSIFALGYNLLLGRTGLLSFGHAAFYAGGAYGLGLLSIHVTTNPLLGIMAGMGLACIMALVIGFFCVRHTEIYFAMLTLAFGMMVFSLIWNLREVTGGDDGLVGIVRAPISLGIATFSISETSHYYFFVLFCFLLTVVLVYLIRKSPFGLVLSGIRENDRRVEFAGLSVRNYRLAAFVISGSFAGLAGALGALLESYTNPFSAHWSHSAEPILVSLIGGIQTFTGPIVGSIIFIGFREIIERFTQNWMLWFGLILLVIIMGLRGGVVGGVAQLFRGEKSHVAASGGAR
- a CDS encoding carbohydrate kinase, with the protein product MAKEWCFGAGFVALDIVRSINGRTTERRFAGGSCGNVLAILSYLGWKSAPIARIGDDQPGRELVKDLEHWSVDTRFLLRETTAQTPIVFQEIVFNGQGAARHRFSRICPKCGVHTANYRPWLQRDLNELVASIPSASLFYFDRVARANLEIATHARQNGALVVFEPSGIKDPGLFDECLHACHVFKYSHERLSSVQDAATDAEVPVEIETRGSAGLTVTIRQGRKTVHEEELPAVPAPRLKDAAGSGDWCSAGFVHALLSDRTRLLNLTRCQKAVVRALRWGQALAALNCSYEGARGLMYAMPRAGAVAVISDMLKGNDVSGHIETAVAKYRRSSRRAGTCIVCDRELKGQ
- a CDS encoding ABC transporter ATP-binding protein encodes the protein MNAPLLEIKGLSKAFGRVITANNLDLTIDQGVLTSIIGPNGAGKSTLINMLSGSLPADSGQILFEGTDITRLSIHHRVKMGLCRSFQVVNIFPDLTVFDNVQIPVLAVRRRARGLFRPVAREAGVHQEVGRVLDRVGLAAEAHTIAGALSHGDQRSLEVGIALAVRPRLLLLDEPTAGMNPVERVRVLENIRGLSAEGKTTFVIVEHDMDIVFSLSERVIVLHHGEIIGDGTTQEIQNSPIVREVYLGEEVAA
- a CDS encoding HAD hydrolase family protein; translated protein: MGKSYASEIKTLSDTLTWASSLPIDVMQRFVNETCRASLVAVGSGGSSAAAHFAALLHRRVARGMSRHATPLELLLDEAALHARSVLFLSASGKNKDVLAAARAAVAAEVPSIGAICTQKGSPLASAVCAFSRGYVLDDPIPSGKDGYLATNSLLATMVIIARAYGCFDPLTEPQRPLIDDSWKGRDSVVVLHAGWSSPIATDLESRLHESALLHVQISDYRNFGHGRHLWLAQRYSSTFVLTLITPETQALAMKTLRLLPKDVPVVRLITKQKGPSATIDLLAQALHWTLKVAERLGTDPGKPTVPDFGRRLFHLAPSHSFKSKINVPLAVDRKLRRLNSTSDAVRSIYISEYESFRKELAEADIGAVVLDYDGTLVHQSERFDPVSSATADVLLRVLKLGLSIGIATGRGRSVRQALRDALPSNIWKKVYVGYYNGADVGTLADDTKPDKTRPAAATMIAIEKILTEDKLLASLATIELRPSQITVTPNDAEPRVDLHQHLMDMVLVAGVPSARVLCSAHSIDIIETETSKMAVVQQLAELVSPRMLLCIGDRGGWPGNDFELLRHRFSLSVDEVSSAPSSCWNLTPRGCLGPSATIRYLTALQPHSGAVRINLDAIEDSGNSV